A stretch of the Chanos chanos chromosome 1, fChaCha1.1, whole genome shotgun sequence genome encodes the following:
- the nup50 gene encoding nuclear pore complex protein Nup50, with amino-acid sequence MAKRIADKELTDRNWDQEDEGEEAGTFSVASEDVMKNRAIKKAKRRNAGAEGESGGAFKAFKGFSLTPSSAGGTGTFPSFGNGASFKPLSSLTNGSTTPSFGGFTTPATTKTTPVPGSSTFNGPASSKPPAADITDRQSNGSSPNLAQSSSGCGNSKEYNRQLTALNCSVRDWITKHVNDNPLCDLNPIFRDYERHLASIEKKYGSGVATATQVDTASKSEASGGIQGGLQAASAALPFSSSTVTTATAAASAAPTLFSFGKEKDSAAPEKSSVPVTAPPGVTFNFGQKLDSSVLGSLGSGGAPSFSSSSSTSLFGVTPKTVAPASSFSFSQGVKTDSASNSQTADENAAEEESEEPPVPVVREIKEKDAFYSKKCKLFYKKENEFKEKGVGTLHLKTVAEGKLQLLVRADTNLGNILLNIMVPSTMPCSRTGKNNVMVVCVPNPPVDDKNPTTPVPMLIRVKTAEDADELHKILLEKKA; translated from the exons ATGGCAAAGAGGATTGCAGATAAGGAGTTGACAGACAGGAACTGGGATCAGGAAGACGAGGGTGAAGAG GCAGGGACATTTTCTGTTGCGAGTGAAGATGTGATGAAGAATCGGGCCATTAAAAAGGCGAAGCGTCGAAATGCTGGCGCAGAG ggtgagagtggaggagcTTTTAAGGCATTTAAGGGCTTCTCGCTAACCCCATCCTCAGCAGGAGGTACAGGCACATTCCCCAGTTTTGGGAATGGAGCTTCTTTCAAGCCTCTGTCCAGTCTGACCAATGGCAGCACCACTCCGTCTTTTGGAGGCTTCACAACACCCGCCACAACCAAGACAACTCCCGTCCCAG GATCCTCTACATTCAATGGTCCTGCCTCTTCCAAGCCCCCAGCTGCTGACATCACGGACAGGCAATCCAATGGCTCCTCCCCAAACCTGGCTCAGAGCTCTAGCGGCTGCGGCAACAGTAAGGAGTACAACCGCCAGCTCACAGCTCTCAACTGCTCCGTGCGCGACTGGATCACAAAGCATGTGAACGACAACCCCCTGTGCGATCTCAACCCTATTTTCCGTGACTATGAGCGGCACCTGGCCAGCATCGAGAAGAAATATGGAAGCGGCGTGGCAACAGCCACCCAGGTGGATACAGCCTCCAAGAGCGAGGCATCAGGGGGGATACAGGGGGGGCTCCAGGCTGCCAGCGCTGCTCTGCCTTTCTCAAGCAGTACTGTCACAACAGCCACAGCCGCTGCCAGTGCAGCACCCACTTTGTTCTCTTTCGGCAAAGAGAAGGACAGTGCCGCCCCTGAGAAGAGCAGCGTGCCCGTTACCGCGCCTCCCGGTGTTACCTTTAACTTTGGCCAGAAGCTGGACAGCTCAGTACTGGGCTCCCTCGGGTCTGGTGGCGCTCCCAGCTTCTCCTCGTCGTCCTCCACGTCTTTGTTTGGAGTGACACCCAAAACAGTTGCTCCTGCatcctccttctccttcagcCAAGGGGTCAAGACCGATTCAGCCAGTAACAGCCAGACTGCAG ATGAGAATGCAGCAGAGGAGGAGTCAGAGGAACCTCCTGTACCTGTGGTGAGAGAAATTAAGGAGAAAGATGCCTTCTACTCCAAAAA GTGCAAGTTGTTCTAtaagaaagagaatgaattcAAGGAGAAAGGCGTTGGCACGTTGCATTTAAAGACAGTAGCAGAGGGCAAACTGCAGCTGCTGGTTCGTGCTGATACCAACCTGG GAAACATTTTGTTGAATATCATGGTACCGTCCACCATGCCTTGCTCGCGAACAGGGAAAAACaatgtgatggtggtgtgtgtcCCAAACCCCCCTGTGGATGACAAGAATCCGACCACCCCCGTGCCCATGCTCATCCGTGTGAAAACAGCCGAGGACGCGGATGAACTTCACAAAATCCTCCTGGAAAAGAAAGCCTGA